Proteins found in one Triticum urartu cultivar G1812 chromosome 4, Tu2.1, whole genome shotgun sequence genomic segment:
- the LOC125551516 gene encoding putative H/ACA ribonucleoprotein complex subunit 1-like protein 1 produces the protein MRPPRGGGGFRGRGGDRGGRFGGGGRGGGGRGRFGGGGGGFRDEGPPAEVVEVSTFLHACEGDAVTKLTNEKVPYFNAPIYLQNKTQIGKVDEIFGPINESYFSVKMFEGVIATSYNEGDKFFIDPMKLLPLSRFLPQPKGLTPRGGGRGGRGGGRGGFGGRGGFRGRGAPRGRGPPRGGGRGFRGRGRF, from the exons ATGCGACCACCGAGAGGCGGCGGAGGTTTCCGCGGACGCGGCGGCGACCGAGGTGGCCGCTTCGGTGgaggcggccgcggcggcggcggcaggggccgcttcggtggaggcggaggcgggttccGCGACGAGGGCCCTCCAGCCGAGGTCGTCG AGGTGTCGACGTTCCTGCACGCGTGCGAGGGGGACGCGGTAACGAAGCTGACGAACGAGAAAGTGCCCTACTTCAACGCGCCCATATACCTCCAGAACAAGACCCAGATCGGCAAAGTCGACGAGATCTTCGGCCCCATCAACGAATCA TATTTCTCGGTCAAGATGTTTGAGGGAGTCATTGCAACATCTTACAACGAAGGTGACAAGTTCTTCATTGACCCCATGAAGCTGCTGCCCCTCTCACGCTTCCTGCCGCAGCCAAA GGGCTTGACTCCAAGAGGTGGTGGTCGAGGTGGAAGAGGTGGTGGTCGTGGTGGATTTGGTGGCCGTGGTGGATTCCGTGGAAGAGGTGCACCAAGGGGTCGTGGACCTCCCAGGGGTGGAGGGCGTGGTTTCAGAGGACGAGGCAGATTCTAG
- the LOC125551515 gene encoding pumilio homolog 12-like, with protein sequence MGESQSIQDCSKFGAFVDRIPGAELRNVGDMGIHYMSGSTSQAGGAKMRRPLPSPRFTMYDSAMIESNKSVVEFPSDGLPDEQSLASAFGDMSFKNYTADSLTSTRDFPPVNGYYASGPANYHSGITPPDVTLNPSLVPAIVQDDLTFCAEHVNEKPDELTVGHQEQAYRFPPHFENFSRGSVMHNLDIFSSDPYHQSALSTSPIEQQFYLDVQSQLYAPYSQPFDSNIMWQHGTETPRYAMLQPHYVCPQLQQVARSDVRRSRRHQQAAACTSANGTSHIETPNIHRQGMGIEDPYSNGAAFQKRNTQLTSFHCTLSADSPCGSSNFRQQVDKFYSLSNGFSRHQISDNISIVSYPEKLRMRADGANSVRSSKSTPVDGCIGRDGRTSSAHNHLDIHSNYSLHPDRPNSQLLPLVMKPCELNYNSVDEVAGRIYMLAKDQNGCRFLQKVFAQGSQEDVKRVFAEIIDHIGELMVDPFGNYLVQKLLEGCSDDQRMRILCEVTKTPGDLIAVSCNMHGTRAVQKIIETVNNPDQVSKLVSALSPGAMHLMLDPNGSHVANRCLQKLLPESKAFLLDAATLHYLGLATHQQGCCSIQKCIEHSDDEQKFNLLSNIISSAQTLADDRFGNYVIQSILNHGIEWATSKIVDELEGHFGYLSIQKCGSHVVENCLKRAPQHMRDKIIQELINDPKLQHIMVDQYGNFVIQTALEHCKGLLHTTFVEAIRPHAAAMQSHMYGKRVLSKTYLKNKQHRVGVL encoded by the exons ATGGGGGAATCGCAGAGTATTCAGGATTGTTCCAAGTTTGGAGCTTTTGTTGACAGGATTCCTGGTGCTGAATTGCGCAATGTTGGTGACATGGGGATCCACTACATGAGTGGTAGTACTTCACAGGCAGGCGGGGCTAAGATGAGAAGGCCATTGCCTTCTCCACGGTTCACAATGTATGATTCTGCGAtgattgaaagcaataagagtgTTGTGGAGTTCCCTAGTGATGGTCTACCTGACGAGCAGTCGTTAGCATCTGCTTTTGGGGACATGAGCTTCAAGAATTATACAGCTGATTCTCTCACAAGTACCAGAGATTTTCCGCCAGTAAATGGGTACTATGCATCTGGCCCTGCAAATTATCACTCAGGGATTACGCCTCCAGATGTTACATTGAACCCGTCGCTTGTGCCTGCAATTGTTCAAGATGATTTGACGTTCTGTGCTGAACATGTTAATGAGAAACCAGACGAACTAACTGTTGGACACCAAGAACAAGCTTACAGATTTCCACCACACTTCGAGAATTTCTCAAGGGGCTCAGTGATGCACAACCTGGATATTTTTTCCAGTGATCCTTACCACCAATCTGCTTTGTCAACTTCACCCATCGAGCAGCAGTTTTATCTGGATGTACAGTCTCAGCTGTATGCACCTTATAGTCAGCCATTTGATTCAAACATCATGTGGCAGCATGGTACAGAAACACCAAGATACGCGATGCTGCAACCACATTATGTTTGCCCACAGTTGCAACAGGTTGCTAGGTCAGATGTTCGTCGAAGTAGGAGACATCAACAGGCTGCAGCTTGCACTTCTGCAAACGGCACATCACATATTGAAACACCTAATATTCATCGACAGGGAATGGGAATTGAGGATCCTTACTCTAATGGTGCTGCCTTTCAGAAGAGAAATACCCAGCTGACCAGTTTTCATTGCACATTGTCTGCTGACAGTCCATGTGGCAGTAGTAACTTCCGTCAGCAAGTTGACAAGTTTTACTCTTTGTCTAATGGTTTCTCACGCCATCAGATTTCAGATAATATCAGCATTGTAAGTTATCCAGAAAAGCTGCGGATGAGGGCTGATGGGGCAAATTCAGTAAGAAGTTCCAAGAGTACTCCTGTAGATGGTTGCATTGGTAGGGATGGAAGAACTAGTAGTGCACATAACCATCTTGATATTCATAGTAACTATTCATTGCACCCCGACAGACCAAACTCCCAGCTTCTGCCCTTGGTCATGAAACCATGTGAGCTGAATTATAATTCAGTTGACGAAGTTGCTGGGCGAATCTATATGTTGGCTAAGGATCAGAATGGCTGCCGCTTTCTGCAAAAAGTATTTGCTCAAGGCAGCCAAGAGGATGTCAAAAGAGTCTTTGCTGAAATAATTGATCATATTGGTGAACTTATGGTCGATCCATTTGGCAACTATTTAGTGCAGAAACTGCTTGAAGGGTGCAGTGATGATCAACGGATGCGCATATTATGTGAAGTTACTAAAACGCCTGGAGATCTTATAGCAGTTTCTTGCAACATGCATGG GACTCGTGCAGTGCAAAAGATAATTGAAACTGTAAATAATCCGGATCAAGTTTCTAAGCTTGTGTCTGCATTGAGTCCTGGAGCAATGCATTTGATGCTAGATCCTAATGGCAGTCATGTTGCAAACCGATGCCTGCAGAAACTGTTACCGGAGTCCAAAGCG TTCCTTCTTGATGCTGCTACATTGCACTATCTTGGACTAGCAACACATCAACAAGGCTGTTGTAGCATTCAAAAATGCATCGAACATTCAGATGATGAACAGAAGTTCAACTTGTTAAGCAATATTATATCCAGTGCTCAAACCCTTGCCGATGATCGATTTGG GAACTACGTTATTCAGTCAATTCTCAACCACGGCATTGAATGGGCGACATCGAAAATagttgatgagctggagggtcattTTGGGTATCTGTCAATTCAGAAATGTGGTAGCCATGTGGTGGAAAACTGTCTGAAGCGAGCGCCCCAGCACATGCGTGACAAAATCATCCAAGAACTTATCAACGATCCCAAGTTGCAGCATATTATGGTGGATCAGTACGGCAATTTCGTTATTCAAACAGCTCTTGAACATTGCAAG GGGCTGCTACATACCACCTTTGTCGAGGCCATTAGGCCACACGCTGCTGCAATGCAAAGCCACATGTATGGGAAAAGGGTTCTATCAAAAACATACCTCAAGAACAAGCAACACCGAGTTGGAGTTTTGTAG